One window from the genome of Gopherus evgoodei ecotype Sinaloan lineage chromosome 2, rGopEvg1_v1.p, whole genome shotgun sequence encodes:
- the LOC115645324 gene encoding NAC-alpha domain-containing protein 1-like isoform X1 translates to MPGESAKAEGALLRMDPGGLRPAEADGSQNASSTSTPSGDSSPPSALTPLQVSLTAAPNCTSPTAMEPTLCSPGALAFLPAKKEDRPQPEGASCDTAVGSSPTGLSECSQVLLETPPKGLQEVLSVDMLDTRIVMGEETQCSDDKPDTGVELHSSLLDDKAPVSEAAGAESLAAYAGEESSDEENWILESSSEAVRKLSAQATPGESPCPKPRDNRQVCLYRPPRLLPWEPEEPSVALKEKLFSQGETMADVPSPCPTPAKDPPDELAEAGPLQPPQVKPVLDPDLYFTAPSTPIKTVYSHLKHLPYAKDHLSEEQSDMDNEGLCSPPTSPSGSYITAEGGSWASSGTSSTSPSCSPNLIAESETVEASTAYGESLLELELSEEPARFARSSCLSPEQLEEEEEGDQSLERLSSGNMTLPSVPVEEEGDGQTTPEEEWDSEIATSIAWVPLTTEPEDPGELLPAEEKDLPHPGGDSGDEPLQSTLDRQLLKVEVFTSDKASASLGTGDAAKEPLESSLVSCSPIPLPGLQSESSSVSGASCSSDAETPSSLQAETTGSSAELPSDFTDNDQMIPATLLPFRGSLIFEAESLEITLFPQGESVENDIVYGAEEDDSTSASFLHSLSENSINEGVDESFAYQDDTSQSSDSASYNGEADEQLYSTEQYAVVTPSAQEGEKPAAEDSEQGASCSGSESEMETSSDASDTDEEYTAFSALGTVPHTGVEVGFVPEGNVAHQDKLEGSTEEEEGEEEERQPPAQSEGMLKSAALAEPKAALVDEHSDSDSPGSGSISPTGRGWSLSLKPDSTPSPGESALRAESDQADSPGDTGSSSESSLEHQSSLSDMQEALEKGLPNSGECLIACFDTDEETEVFPGLEVVMENAEPISQSAEVCVAPWRGGDGMGSAIPLPWKQKPAPTELAEPTARDASVFEMGTKLKESEVHLLELLDQDSTSLGGKREDHFVAQLGASDGASLEQPEVTRADSEPAGECLIACFSSSEEELEEASSLDQVNNNEEQGELFLEASLDSVPLLGQNDTQPNMLVDTASQNEPTLAVVDQQQEPLLPPGDSESQSLDLHTMQRDLQELQRTLDGSRQQECRELDASSESERETYVKRYFGTTAFSLLPQAIAVPESTEPTWGQEALGKKPALADSSIPEPIWPCSGTGETKDSNSKEPQLDESSPASPGIQLPGEMNSSTDQNQEELMASAEKWLTAEAAESDLESTFGASPVAAMGETQPKAAVQALESLGEPVEMVTPVPCSSTVSHDLQTRSAEEATYASVSGSESCSQTDSVSAQVCPLGDQLEMETPTAAAPGQTLPEPGAQVFQAPRVCSLDPDLPELRDSNMNVLETASSESPWEPEHGAGEDQDSSVSTSSSKNVVLEGEIESTNAEETAKKTIGDQLGCDELPGGKGASTQEQWLGSTQLPQEMKPAALQQSESLGDVTEEEALGSEATSEEGVYLTDEEREAEAQPEESQPGTPSPKGEMEVELAESAEAASEGSSSAFSNDLFSGDSPEGRQTPGCAALRPPLALDDKMTTVDSTQEEPDKAVSSRESSPEPPDTTQSFMHMDSSFFMASEESMGGSTRLVEQKSSRAGGELGAPEQAESQLTEQQEGDIPTELKEAVLPPEYLHVGISSRDSPSLPEPSPSGVSSAEHSLAPEPPEHSLAPEPPEHSLALCLHYSSLQEAPRSTHSECTRLRSNVPVPSNQQLLFTASEKIIYIGEPAIHGQPPAEPGDSSPSASLEAEHSAEYSGPTKTSPDLLESKAVIAESLAISLGLREPSGALVENPADPPAASREWQEITAMLQGSFGNLQASQLKVGPLCPVSSQMVTEAQSVLASLKERVLESSSGEATPDSLEASEAQERVIKAQPEPETPTHELAAGSASRQPSEDQGARQPSEDESTSEQAQLESICETLLAAEVTPSPVLLASSMGSSESVTPVLEEQDLSAEEDSSLHSEGPLEEESIQTSSGTHAKDQDQRSLSLEEPAELGISPRVEEPWESPGEAGVDGAMPEASQAGHLQSPQHPANGGNQQSQIPLGDTESSRENETLSTTEATSPLILHSSPSPEPSAASLASDFQPPESPPPEPCPIPAAAPLQSRQPASPEVTVEDAPSPPPCSELIEVPPALSFLPPCSEDPIQGQNSGLPTSEAHSVTEDTCTEDQPSLLLDSRKYLEALESSASPVPCRDPFLSTQDSRGRPQLPGNKDTRGRGSASAEERQAHRGFVQLESSSSSESEPPYRCPEIETLREAAGMTLLEDKPLVGQRSCEVNHKGSCNDSESNDESIPELEEPDISEPRTAQTQAQLTHSLSTGEETISKAKQSRSEKKARKAMSKLGLRQIHGVTRITIRKSKNILFVITKPDVFKSPASDIYIVFGEAKIEDLSQQVHKAAAEKFKVPMEHSPLITETAPALTIKEESEEEEEVDETGLEVRDIELVMAQANVSRPKAVRALRHNNNDIVNAIMELTM, encoded by the exons ATGGCTCTCAGAATGCCTCCAGCACGTCCACCCCCAGTGGTGACTCTTCACCCCCCTCCGCCCTGACTCCACTGCAGGTCTCCCTGACAGCAGCCCCCAATTGTACAAGCCCCACTGCCATGGAGCCCACCCTCTGcagcccaggagccctggcctTCCTGCCGGCCAAGAAAGAGGACAGGCCCCAGCCAGAAGGAGCCAGCTGCGACACAGCTGTTGGTAGCTCCCCCACTGGCCTGAGCGAGTGCAGCCAGGTCCTGCTGGAAACGCCTCCCAAAGGCCTCCAGGAAGTGCTGAGTGTGGACATGCTGGACACCAGGATTGTGATGGGGGAGGAGACCCAGTGCAGCGATGACAAGCCAGACACGGGGGTGGAGCTGCACAGCTCACTGCTGGACGACAAGGCTCCCGTATCAGAGGCAGCTGGCGCTGAAAGCCTCGCAGCCTATGCCGGAGAAGAGTCGAGTGACGAGGAAAACTGGATCCTAGagagcagctctgaggctgtTCGGAAACTCTCTGCCCAGGCCACACCAGGGGAGTCTCCCTGCCCCAAACCCAGAGACAACAGGCAAGTGTGTCTCTATCGGCCTCCTCGTCTGCTGCCCTGGGAGCCTGAAGAGCCGAGCGTGGCGCTAAAGGAGAAGTTGTTTTCTCAGGGTGAAACCATGGCCGATGTGCCTTCCCCATGTCCCACACCTGCCAAAGACCCTCCTGATGAGCTGGCCGAGGCAGGACCCTTGCAGCCCCCCCAGGTCAAACCAGTCCTGGATCCGGACCTGTACTTCACAGCCCCTTCGACGCCAATCAAAACAGTCTACTCCCACCTCAAGCACCTCCCCTATGCCAAGGACCACCTGAGCGAGGAGCAGAGCGATATGGACAACGAAGGGCTGTGCTCCCCACCTACCTCTCCATCGGGGTCCTACATCACCGCCGAGGGGGGCAGCTGGGCTTCCTCTGGCACCTCCAGCACATCCCCGTCATGTTCTCCCAACCTGATTGCTGAGTCGGAGACCGTGGAAGCCTCAACTGCTTATGGGGAATCCCTGTTGGAGCTGGAGCTTTCTGAGGAGCCGGCTCGGTTTGCCAGGAGCTCTTGTCTGTCTcctgagcagctggaggaggaagaggaaggtgaCCAGTCTTTGGAGAGACTTTCCTCTGGCAACATGACTCTGCCTTCAGTGccagtggaggaggaaggggatggTCAGACCACGCCAGAAGAAGAGTGGGACTCTGAAATTGCTACCTCTATTGCATGGGTCCCGCTCACCACAGAGCCAGAGGATCCAGGggagctgctgccagctgaggaGAAGGACCTGCCCCATCCAGGAGGAGACTCTGGGGATGAGCCACTGCAAAGCACCTTGGACAGGCAGCTCCTGAAGGTGGAAGTCTTCACCTCAGATAAAGCCAGTGCCAGCCTGGGGACAGGGGATGCAGCGAAAGAGCCTCTGGAGTCCAGCCTGGTGtcctgctcccccatccccttgCCAGGCCTCCAGTCAGAGTCCAGCAGCGTGTCTGGGGCAAGCTGCTCCTCGGATGCAGAGACACCCAGCAGCCTGCAGGCCGAGACCACTGGCTCCTCAGCAGAGCTCCCATCAGACTTCACGGACAATGACCAGATGATCCCTGCCACTCTGCTGCCCTTTCGCGGGAGCCTGATCTTTGAGGCCGAGTCGCTGGAGATCACACTGTTCCCCCAGGGGGAGTCTGTAGAGAACGACATCGTCTACGGGGCGGAGGAAGATGACAgcacctctgcctccttcctgcaTTCTCTGTCGGAGAACTCCATCAACGAGGGCGTGGATGAGTCCTTTGCCTACCAAGATGACACTTCCCAGTCCTCCGACTCCGCCTCGTACAATGGCGAGGCAGATgagcagctgtacagcactgagcaaTACGCTGTGGTGACCCCCTCAGCTCAGGAAGGGGAGAAGCCAGCTGCAGAGGACTCTGAGCAGGGGGCCTCCTGCTCGGGCAGCGAGAGCGAGATGGAGACATCATCAGATGCCTCTGACACCGATGAGGAATACACGGCTTTCTCGGCGCTGGGCACAGTCCCCCACACAGGGGTGGAGGTTGGGTTCGTGCCGGAGGGTAATgtggctcaccaggataagcTGGAAGGATCCacagaagaggaagagggggaggaagaagagaggcagCCACCAGCCCAAAGTGAGGGGATGCTGAAATCAGCAGCACTCGCTGAACCCAAGGCAGCGCTGGTGGATGAACACAGCGACTCAGACAGCCCAGGAAGCGGCAGCATCTCACCCACAGGCCGAGGCTGGAGCCTCTCTCTGAAACCAGACAGCACACCATCCCCTGGGGAGTCTGCTCTGAGAGCTGAATCTGACCAGGCAGATTCTCCAGGGGATACTGGCTCCTCCTCAGAGAGCTCCCTGGAGCACCAGTCCTCACTGTCGGACATGCAGGAGGCCCTGGAGAAAGGGCTCCCCAACTCAGGGGAGTGTCTGATAGCCTGCTTTGATACAGACGAGGAGACTGAGGTCTTCCCTGGGCTGGAGGTAGTCATGGAGAATGCAGAGCCGATAAGCCAGTCAGCTGAAGTGTGTGTGgctccatggagaggtggggatgggatgggatctgcaATACCCTTGCCTTGGAAACAGAagccagctcccactgaactcgCTGAGCCTACCGCCAGGGATGCCTCTGTGTTTGAGATGGGCACCAAACTGAAGGAGTCTGAAGTGCACCTCCTGGAGCTCCTAGACCAGGACAGCACTTctctgggagggaagagggaagatCACTTTGTGGCCCAACTGGGAGCCTCCGATGGTGCCAGCTTGGAACAGCCTGAAGTGACCAGAGCTGACAGCGAGCCAGCAGGAGAGTGCTTGATCgcctgcttctcctcctctgaggaggagctggaggaagcCTCCTCTCTCGATCAAGTCAACAACAATGAGGAACAAGGGGAGCTGTTCTTGGAAGCCAGCCTGGATTCCGTGCCCCTTCTGGGACAAAATGACACACAGCCAAACATGCTCGTGGACACAGCCAGCCAGAATGAGCCCACATTGGCTGTGGTGGATCAGCAACAAGAGCCCCTTCTCCCACCGGGGGATTCAGAGTCCCAGAGCCTGGACCTGCACACGATGCAGAGAGACCTGCAGGAACTCCAGAGGACGCTGGATGGGAGCAGGCAGCAGGAGTGCAGAGAGCTGGATGCAAGCTCAGAGTCTGAGAGAGAGACCTATGTGAAAAGGTACTTCGGCACAACGGCGTTCTCGCTGCTCCCTCAGGCCATAGCGGTTCCAGAGAGCACCGAACCAACCTGGGGGCAAGAAGCCCTAGGCAAGAAGCCGGCCCTGGCAGACAGCAGCATCCCTGAGCCAATCTGGCCATGCTCAGGGACtggagagaccaaagactccaaCTCAAAAGAACCTCAACTGGACGAGAGCAGCCCTGCCTCTCCTGGCATCCAGCTGCCGGGAGAAATGAACAGCAGCACAGACCAGAATCAAGAGGAGCTCATGGCAAGCGCAGAAAAGTGGCTCACAGCTGAGGCTGCAGAATCTGACTTGGAATCCACGTTTGGTGCCTCACCCGTTGCTGCGATGGGAGAGACCCAGCCAAAGGCAGCTGTTCAGGCCCTGGAGAGCCTGGGAGAACCTGTGGAAATGGTAACCCCAGTTCCTTGTTCAAGCACTGTCAGCCATGACTTGCAGACCAGATCTGCTGAGGAAGCCACCTATGCCTCTGTATCAGGAAGTGAGTCATGCAGCCAAACAGATTCTGTCTCTGCTCAGGTTTGCCCCCTAGGAGACCAGCTTGAAATGGAAACTCCCActgcagctgctccaggccaaacCCTGCCTGAACCAGGGGCTCAGGTGTTCCAGGCCCCACGTGTCTGTAGCTTGGATCCAGACTTGCCTGAGTTGAGGGACAGCAACATGAATGTTCTGGAGACAGCTAGCTCTGAGTCTCCCTGGGAGCCTGAGCATGGAGCTGGAGAGGATCAAGACTCATCTGTCTCAACAAGCAGCAGCAAGAATGTTGTGCTCGAAGGGGAAATAGAGAGCACCAATGCAGAAGAAACAGCCAAGAAAACAATTGGAGACCAGCTGGGCTGTGATGAGCTGCCTGGTGGGAAGGGGGCCTCTACCCAAGAGCAGTGGCTGGGTAGCACCCAACTTCCTCAAGAAATGAAGCCAGCCGCTCTGCAGCAGAGTGAGAGTCTGGGTGATGTGACGGAAGAGGAAGCACTCGGCTCTGAAGCTACATCCGAAGAAGGGGTCTACCTCACCGATGAGGAGAGGGAGGCCGAGGCTCAGCCCGAAGAAAGTCAGCCAGGAACTCCTTCGCCCAAAGGAGAAATGGAGGTGGAGTTGGCAGAGAGTGCAGAGGCAGCTTCTGAAGGCAGCTCTTCTGCATTCAGCAATGACCTGTTCAGTGGAGACTCCCCGGAAGGCAGGCAAACACCAGGCTGTGCAGCACTCAGGCCTCCCCTTGCTCTTGATGATAAGATGACCACTGTGGACTCTACACAGGAGGAACCCGACAAGGCTGTTTCCTCCAGAGAATCTTCCCCAGAGCCACCAGACACCACACAGTCCTTCATGCACATGGATTCCAGCTTCTTCATGGCCTCTGAGGAGAGCATGGGAGGGAGCACCAGACTAGttgagcagaaatcctccagggcgGGGGGAGAACTGGGTGCTCCCGAACAAGCTGAGAGCCAGTTAACAGAGCAGCAAGAGGGTGACATTCCAACAGAGCTGAAGGAAGCAGTTCTACCACCAGAATATCTCCACGTGGGCATCAGCAGCAGAGACTCTCCATCCCTGcccgagcccagcccctcaggGGTCTCTTCAGCTGAGCACAGCCTGGCCCCAGAACCCCCTGAGCACAGCCTGGCCCCAGAACCCCCTGAGCACAGCCTGGCTTTGTGTTTGCACTATTCCTCCCTGCAAGAAGCTCCACGTTCCACTCACTCAGAGTGCACCAGGCTAAGATCCAATGTGCCAGTGCCTAGCAATCAGCAACTGCTCTTCACTGCTTCTGAGAAGATCATCTACATAGGCGAGCCTGCTATTCATGGCCagccccctgcagagcctggggacAGCAGCCCCAGCGCAAGCCTGGAAGCAGAGCATTCTGCTGAATATTCAGGGCCAACAAAAACAAGCCCTGACTTGCTGGAATCCAAAGCCGTCATTGCAGAAAGCCTGGCGATCAGCCTTGGATTGCGTGAGCCATCTGGTGCCTTGGTGGAGAACCCTGCTGACCCGCCAGCAGCATCTCGTGAGTGGCAGGAAATCACTGCCATGTTACAAGGCTCCTTTGGGAACCTCCAGGCCTCCCAGCTCAAAGTGGGGCCTCTTTGTCCTGTGAGCAGCCAGATGGTGACAGAAGCACAAAGTGTCCTTGCCAGCCTCAAGGAGAGGGTCTTGGAGAGCTCCTCAGGAGAGGCCACCCCAGACTCCCTGGAGGCCAGTGAAGCACAAGAGAGGGTGATCAAAGCTCAGCCTGAACCTGAAACGCCCACTCATGAACTTGCTGCTGGCAGTGCCTCTCGGCAGCCCAGTGAGGACCAGGGTGCTCGGCAGCCCTCTGAGGACGAGAGCACTTCAGAACAAGCACAATTGGAGAGCATCTGTGAGACACTGCTTGCAGCGGAGGTGACACCCAGCCCTGTGCTACTTGCTTCCTCCATGGGCAGCAGTGAGTCAGtgacccctgtgctagaggaACAGGATCTCTCCGCAGAGGAAGACTCCAGCCTGCACAGTGAAGGGCCCTTGGAGGAAGAGTCCATCCAGACTTCCTCTGGAACTCATGCTAAAGACCAGGACCAGAGGTCACTGAGCCTGGAGGAGCCTGCGGAGCTGGGGATCTCACCCAGGGTAGAAGAGCCTTGGGAGAGCCCTGGTGAGGCAGGTGTAGATGGTGCCATGCCAGAGGCCAGCCAAGCAGGACACCTGCAGAGCCCACAGCATCCAGCAAACGGAGGTAATCAGCAAAGCCAAATCCCATTGGGCGATACTGAAAGCAGCAGGGAGAATGAGACGCTTTCGACTACAGAAGCAACCAGTCCATTGATACTCCATTCCTCTCCTTCTCCTGAGCCCTCGGCAGCTTCCCTGGCTAGTGACTTCCAGCCTCCAGAGTCTCCtccaccagagccctgccccatccctgcagctgCTCCCCTCCAGTCACGTCAGCCTGCCTCTCCTGAAGTCACTGTGGAGGatgcaccttcccctcctccttgctcTGAACTCATAGAAGTGCCTCCTGCTTTATCCTTCTTGCCACCTTGCTCAGAGGATCCTATCCAAGGCCAAAACTCAGGGCTTCCCACATCTGAAGCACATTCTGTCACAGAGGACACTTGCACTGAAGACCAGCCATCTCTCCTGCTGGATTCCAGGAAATACTTAGAAG CTCTGGAGAGCTCCGCATCCCCTGTCCCATGCAGAGACCCCTTCCTCAGCACCCAGGATTCCCGAGGGaggccccagctcccagggaACAAAGACACCAGAGGGAGGGGTTCCGCCTCCGCAGAAGAGAGGCAAGCCCATCGTGGCTTCGTCCAGTTGGAATCAAGCTCTTCCAGCGAGAGCGAGCCACCCTACCGCTGCCCAGAGATCGAGACCCTGAGGGAGGCGGCTGGCATGACGCTGCTGGAGGACAAGCCGCTGGTGGGGCAGAGAAGCTGTGAAGTTAACCATAAAG GCTCTTGTAACGACTCGGAGAGCAACGATGAGTCTATTCCAGAGCTGGAGGAGCCAGACATCTCAGAACCCCGGACAGCTCAGACTCAG GCCCAGCTAACGCACTCGCTGAGCACCGGGGAGGAAACCATCAGCAAAGCCAAGCAGAGCCGGAGTGAGAAGAAAGCCAGAAAG GCCATGTCCAAGCTGGGGCTGCGTCAGATTCACGGCGTCACCAGGATCACGATCCGGAAGTCCAAGAACATCCTATTTGTGATAACCAAGCCGGACGTGTTCAAGAGCCCGGCTTCCGACATCTACATAGTGTTTGGAGAGGCCAAG ATCGAAGACCTGTCGCAGCAGGTGCACAAGGCGGCAGCGGAGAAGTTCAAGGTGCCGATGGAGCACTCGCCTTTGATCACAGAAACGGCCCCAGCACTCACGATCAAAGAGGAGagcgaggaagaggaggag gttGATGAGACTGGACTGGAGGTGAGAGATATTGAGCTGGTGATGGCCCAGGCCAACGTGTCGCGTCCCAAAGCTGTGCGGGCACTCAGACACAACAACAACGATATCGTCAATGCCATCATG GAGCTGACCATGTAG